The Pochonia chlamydosporia 170 chromosome 1, whole genome shotgun sequence genome window below encodes:
- a CDS encoding heterokaryon incompatibility protein (HET) domain-containing protein, whose translation MAFDQDVPASEMSSLCSACHGLLLDDETIFQSGVVEKIWEDNTALLFRCLDLGLKDGYISSTFRPSAVSRISHEKEQFFKHIPLKYSRVDTFPDFPELTKSSDDGCAFCRLLLEQIKLTLGTVTINPRSSNAVLRDNENPLRQYCQTEDTLSVTTLDNEHTPKGTSSATSSLGDSHAGLWADFAENEAVQISFVYFLKQYQSEDSPWATNVTHTPWDTVGLARLSAKVSKQGQHNMLYKSGCLDGEGPLELDEDPFDFSETHINFSVKIDNEFTKVGKYLQIYEFPIESFAFSATNRVRVQTWLRQCQRSDDDVCGSNAPSRHHSKHSAPTRLLNVGEPGNFDGIFLQVPAEGLDINDDSFEYIALSYRWGGKLPLTTTSENLAQWKVNIPFERLPPLFQDAVRVTWLLGKKYLWIDALCIIQGDTDDWCRESAKMSNLFTDAFCTIAATASNSPEEPFLQYRTVSASSSRVKLPFQSTRNPDVQGTYIIEPQPSPQNHVLQEIESSPWADRGWTFQEQQLSRRLLVFGKERMHFHCESYSLREDCLVSFRRQLPQTLVFRPPQGDECMRPRHQYQQWYCAVEEYSRRKLTYFHDRLPSVQGIAQAMYRGLQLRNIEDTYVAGLWRNDLLVGLAWKAVPGQASEEQGGSQRYVAPTWSWASYNGPVVFDRACFEEYRFCEVEGCSIIRDPGADAFGLVSGASLALKGLVYRCESPSQLDISTMCKGTGESRGDTTFRSVLRFNPGVNLDGEKRYSGTLSLQDKRFCLLALFSDLSFDRKTMYYGLVLQVASVEGEDVWVRVGVFVSDGIDTRKCDNPGMYLESQGWTSETLILV comes from the exons ATGGCGTTTGATCAGGATGTCCCAGCATCCGAAATGTCCTCCCTCTGCTCCGCATGCCATGGACTCCTACTAGACGACGAAACAATCTTTCAAAGCGGAGTTGTCGAAAAAATATGGGAAGACAATACCGCCCTGCTGTTTCGGTGCCTCGATTTGGGTTTGAAAGACGGGTATATCTCCTCAACTTTTCGGCCCAGCGCAGTGTCTCGTATATCCCATGAGAAGGAGCAGTTCTTTAAGCATATACCCCTGAAGTATTCGAGGGTAGACACGTTTCCAGATTTTCCGGAATTGACGAAATCATCGGACGATGGTTGCGCATTTTGCCGTCTGCTGCTTGAGCAGATCAAGCTAACGTTGGGGACTGTAACTATAAATCCACGCTCCTCCAATGCCGTGTTGAGGGATAATGAGAATCCGTTACGTCAATATTGCCAAACGGAGGATACATTAAGCGTCACCACACTTGACAATGAGCATACTCCAAAAGGCACTtcttcagcaacaagctCGTTAGGGGACTCACACGCCGGGTTGTGGGCAGACTTTGCCGAGAATGAAGCAGTTCAAATCAGTTTTGTCTACTTCTTAAAGCAGTATCAAAGTGAAGATAGTCCATGGGCTACGAACGTGACGCACACACCATGGGACACGGTCGGCCTTGCGAGACTGTCGGCCAAGGTTTCCAAACAGGGTCAACATAACATGCTCTATAAGTCGGGCTGTCTTGACGGGGAAGGCCCTTTGGAGTTAGACGAAGACCCATTTGACTTCTCAGAAACGCATATCAACTTCTCCGTCAAGATTGATAACGAAT TCACCAAggtgggcaaatacttgcAAATTTACGAGTTTCCCATTGAATCCTTTGCGTTCAGCGCCACAAATAGAGTCAGGGTCCAAACCTGgcttcgtcaatgtcaacgatctgacgatgatgtctgCGGCTCAAACGCTCCAAGCCGCCATCATAGCAAGCACTCCGCACCCACGAGACTTCTAAACGTCGGTGAGCCGGGAAACTTCGACGGTATTTTTTTACAAGTTCCCGCGGAAGGCCTGGATATCAACGACGACTCCTTCGAGTACATAGCTCTGTCTTACCGCTGGGGCGGAAAGTTACCATTAACTACGACGTCAGAGAATCTAGCTCAATGGAAGGTAAACATTCCTTTCGAGAGGCTCCCTCCTCTGTTCCAAGATGCCGTTCGTGTTACGTGGCTCCTTGGCAAGAAATACCTCTGGATAGACGCCCTTTGCATCATCCAAGGAGACACCGACGACTGGTGTCGTGAATCGGCCAAGATGTCAAACCTATTCACCGATGCGTTCTGCACCATCGCTGCAACCGCATCAAATTCTCCGGAAGAGCCTTTCCTACAGTACAGAACAGTCTCGGCGTCTTCTTCACGTGTAAAGCTTCCATTTCAATCAACTCGGAATCCAGATGTCCAAGGCACATATATCATAGAGCCGCAGCCCAGTCCCCAGAACCACGTTCTACAAGAAATTGAGTCATCCCCCTGGGCAGATCGAGGATGGACCTTTCAGGAGCAGCAGCTCTCGAGGAGACTCCTCGTGTTTGGAAAGGAGAGAATGCATTTCCACTGCGAGTCGTACAGCTTACGTGAAGATTGTCTAGTCTCcttccgccgccaacttccTCAGACGCTTGTTTTTCGTCCACCTCAGGGCGACGAATGTATGAGACCTCGACACCAATACCAGCAATGGTACTGCGCTGTTGAGGAGTACAGTCGGCGGAAGCTGACGTACTTTCATGACCGGTTGCCTTCCGTGCAGGGAATTGCTCAGGCTATGTATCGGGGTCTCCAGCTCCGCAATATAGAGGATACGTATGTAGCTGGTCTTTGGCGCAATGATTTACTCGTTGGTCTGGCCTGGAAAGCTGTACCAGGGCAGGCGAGCGAAGAGCAAGGGGGTTCGCAGAGATACGTCGCTCcaacttggtcttgggcGTCGTACAACGGGCCGGTGGTTTTTGACAGAGCTTGTTTCGAAGAATACCGTTTCTGTGAGGTTGAGGGCTGCAGTATAATTCGTGACCCTGGTGCAGATGCTTTTGGTCTCGTGTCGGGTGCTTCTCTGGCGCTGAAGGGCCTCGTGTACCGTTGCGAGTCTCCTTCTCAGTTGGACATATCGACCATGTGTAAGGGAACAGGTGAAAGTCGGGGGGACACTACTTTCAGAAGTGTACTTCGATTTAACCCTGGTGTTAACTTGGACGGGGAAAAGCGGTACTCTGGTACCTTGAGCCTCCAGGATAAAAGGTTCTGTTTGCTGGCATTGTTTAGTGACTTGTCGTTCGACAGGAAGACTATGTACTATGGTCTGGTTCTTCAGGTGGCTTCGGTTGAGGGTGAAGACGTGTGGGTGCGGGTAGGTGTGTTTGTGAGCGATGGGATTGATACTAGAAAATGCGATAATCCGGGTATGTATCTCGAGAGTCAGGGCTGGACATCAGAGACGTTGATCCTTGTGTGA
- a CDS encoding cycloheximide resistance protein (similar to Aspergillus niger CBS 513.88 XP_001394871.1), with translation MAHIFRDTTIGILIRWASRGSLLKYPEEKGDFQCPMCYNPPMTESTPAPSHHEDTHDETDTHPENEAHIDRPATPSTEVDSSDDELETGELSKIMSRPQMSHVETRASLAQAYSDAILQESVRQTHTIIQPKTKNGVILVDWYHTDDQENPQNWSSGRKTLVVLQIYMYTLAVYIGSAIITPSQPYIEEQFHVTPEVASLGLSLYVLGYGVGALVFSPLSEIPAIGRNPPYIITFGIFIALSIGVAVVNHFPWLIVLRFLQGFFGSPCLATGGASLGDVFNLMQLPYALTGWAAFATAGPALGPLISGFSVPATNWHWSLWEIVWLAGPVFVFMVIFMPETSTPTILQKRARRLRRLTGKDVLRSQSEIDQANLKVSEVVVQSLWRPLQINLLDPSVLFTSLYIGLMYGIFYSFFEVFPFVYATGLPGRASPTDGYGMNAGEIGLIFLSISVGVSISIVLYATYLRKVFEPSIRTQGLGEPERRLVPGLPASFLVPIGLFVFGWTGNSSPDIPWIVPTIGITIIVIGIFIEFQVVFIYLALSYPQYSASLFAANDFVRSSLGCAAIHFSRPLFINLGVGKGVSLLAGLSCGGVIGIFVLWYFGMALRKRSRFAAK, from the exons ATGGCGCACATATTTCGCGACACGACAATCGGCATCCTCATCCGATGGGCATCGAGGGGTTCCCTCCTCAAGTACCCTGAGGAAAAGGGAGATTTCCAATGTCCCATGTGCTACAACCCCCCTATGACAGAGTCAACACCAGCTCCTAGCCATCACGAAGACACACACGATGAGACAGACACACACCCCGAAAATGAAGCACACATTGACAGACCGGCAACGCCCTCCACCGAGGTCGACTCCTCAGACGATGAACTAGAGACGGGGGAGCTCTCGAAAATCATGTCCCGGCCACAGATGTCGCACGTTGAAACGAGAGCTTCCCTCGCACAAGCATACTCCGACGCAATTCTCCAAGAGAGTGTACGTCAAACAcacaccatcatccagcccAAGACGAAGAACGGCGTCATCCTAGTAGACTGGTACCATACCGACGACCAGGAGAACCCGCAAAACTGGTCGTCAGGGCGAAAAACGCTGGTCGTCCTCCAGATATACATGTACACTCTAGCCGTGTACATTGGTtccgccatcatcacccccTCCCAGCCGTATATCGAGGAGCAATTCCACGTCACGCCGGAAGTCGCATCACTAGGCCTGTCTCTCTACGTGCTTGGCTACGGAGTCGGCGCGCTGGTCTTCTCCCCGTTATCTGAGATTCCGGCCATTGGCAGAAATCCACCGTACATTATCACGTTTGGTATCTTCATCGCGCTTTCGATTGGGGTCGCTGTTGTGAACCACTTTCCGTGGTTGATTGTGCTACGTTTTCTGCAGGGGTTCTTTGGTTCGCCGTGCTTGGCTACTGGTGGTGCGAGTCTTGGGGATGTGTTTAATTTAATGCAGTTGCCGTATGCGCTTACCGGCTGGGCTGCTTTCGCAACAGCAG GTCCTGCGCTGGGTCCCCTAATATCCGGGTTCTCTGTCCCAGCGACAAACTGGCACTGGTCTTTATGGGAGATAGTCTGGCTCGCTGGCCCCGTGTTCGTCTTCATGGTGATATTCATGCCCGAGACATCTACTCCTACGATTTTGCAAAAACGTGcccgtcgtcttcgtcgacTTACAGGAAAAGATGTCCTCCGCTCTCAATCCGAGATAGACCAGGCGAATCTCAAAGTCAGTGAGGTAGTTGTGCAGAGTCTCTGGCGCCCCCTGCAAATCAACCTCCTCGACCCGTCCGTCCTCTTCACCAGCCTCTACATCGGTCTGATGTACGGCATCTTCTACTCCTTCTTCGAAGTCTTTCCCTTCGTGTACGCCACTGGTCTTCCAGGTCGAGCTTCTCCCACTGACGGCTACGGCATGAACGCCGGCGAAAtcggcctcatcttcctctccatcagcGTTGGCGTTTCCATATCTATAGTTCTATACGCCACATATCTTAGGAAAGTGTTTGAGCCTAGTATTCGGACACAAGGGCTGGGCGAGCCGGAGCGCCGCCTGGTTCCCGGACTGCCAGCCAGTTTCCTCGTGCCGATTGGGTTGTTCGTCTTTGGCTGGACGGGGAACTCGAGTCCCGATATTCCGTGGATTGTGCCGACCATTGGTATAACGATTATCGTGATTGGCATATTCATCGAGTTTCAGGTCGTGTTTATCTATCTGGCGCTGAGTTATCCGCAGTATAGCGCGAGCTTGTTTGCGGCGAATGACTTTGTGAGGAGTTCGTTGGGATGTGCGGCTATTCATTTTTCGCGTCCGCTGTTTATCAATTTGGGGGTTGGGAAGGGTGTGAGTTtgttggctgggctgagCTGTGGAGGTGTCATTGGGATATTTGTGCTGTGGTATTTTGGGATGGCGTTGCGGAAGAGGAGTCGGTTTGCGGCCAAGTAA
- a CDS encoding TatD family hydrolase (similar to Colletotrichum fioriniae PJ7 XP_007591638.1), with translation MAAQVSGTIPNGTYKPRYVDIGTNLSDPIFRGRYHGHQKHPDDLAGVIHRANQVGCTKLIITGSDFKSSHDALKLAEEYPGTCYATVGIHPCSSAIFGAADLKKKQSEHSTPCEKDPYAPMSEQHLPDPARSADAISRFTTLVAEARSASHPYMVAMGEFGLDYDRLNYCNRVIQRHSFEAQLKVAASLQPQLPLFLHSRAAHGDFVALLKGAFGDKLEKLERGGVVHSFTGTMEEMNELMDLGLYIGINGCSFKTSENCEVVKAVRLDRLMIETDGPWCEVRPSHEGYKYLIQKKEEAQTPIQNGATPDAAPAQKQTQPKKQKNQKKEPEVPDRFKVVKKEKWEEGAMVKGRNEPCTIERVAQVIAAVKGVSVEEVCEAAWRNTIHVFGLEETI, from the exons ATGGCTGCTCAAGTTTCGGGGACGATCCCCAACGGCACCTACAAGCCCAGATACGTCGAT ATTGGCACCAATCTATCCGACCCCATCTTCAGAGGCAGATACCACGGCCACCAAAAACACCCCGACGACCTCGCAGGCGTCATCCACCGCGCCAACCAAGTAGGATGCACgaaactcatcatcacagGCTCAGACTTCAAAAGCTCCCACGACGCCCTAAAACTAGCAGAAGAATACC CGGGAACATGCTACGCAACAGTCGGCATCCACCCATGCAGCAGCGCTATATTCGGCGCCGCAGAcctcaagaagaagcaatcCGAACACTCTACCCCGTGTGAAAAGGACCCCTACGCACCCATGTCGGAACAGCATCTCCCTGATCCAGCACGATCAGCAGACGCCATCTCAAGATTTACTACTCTTGTGGCGGAGGCGAGATCCGCTAGTCATCCGTACATGGTGGCGATGGGGGAATTCGGCCTCGACTACGACCGTTTGAACTACTGCAATCGTGTTATTCAACGGCATTCGTTTGAGGCGCAGCTCAAGGTTGCGGCTTCGCTGCAGCCGCAGTTACCGCTGTTTCTGCACTCGAGAGCCGCACACGGTGACTTTGTAGCCCTTTTGAAGGGTGCGTTTGGGGATaagttggagaagctggagagggGGGGCGTGGTGCATAGCTTCACGGGGACGATGGAGGAGATGAATGAGCTGATGGACCTGGGACTGtacattggcatcaatggGTGTAGTTTCAAGACGTCGGAGAATTGTGAGGTTGTCAAGGCGGTTCGCCTGGACAGACTGATGATTGAGACGGACGGGCCGTGGTGTGAAGTCCGCCCCAGCCACGAGGGGTACAAGTACTTGATacagaagaaggaagaggcacAGACACCTATTCAGAATGGAGCGACGCCGGATGCTGCGCCGGCACAAAAGCAGACACagcccaagaagcaaaagaatCAAAAGAAGGAACCTGAAGTACCGGATAGATTTAAAGTGGTCAAGAAGGAAAAGTGGGAAGAAGGGGCCATGGTCAAGGGCAGAAATGAGCCGTGCACAATAGAGCGCGTTGCTCAGGTCATCGCTGCGGTCAAGGGCGTGAGTGTCGAAGAGGTCTGCGAAGCGGCTTGGAGGAATACCATTCACGTGTTTGGACTAGAAGAGACGATTTAG
- a CDS encoding alpha/beta fold family hydrolase (similar to Beauveria bassiana ARSEF 2860 XP_008598500.1): MPTNTATEDTEGAQYLKQPQFHKRFTLPATADHDALEVGYSDLGCQPTAETAPPVVLFMPGMFASRFYGALMGVVGERMGVRVLTVDRRVTEFRPGIGYSTDVKLTKRVSIWVELVPQLLAHLGIQHVSLISYSAGVIYLLNTLYSYRDVLSPTRPYAAILAPWVDVKHSGVKMLQAAQLVPNIAFGSLNSLIKAMATIVPAVGSSVGFVGKWLSESTPASESRSEMSQNRLHWQKTYGVSNDFLDTILDASLEAMYAENTAGSNSEVRQCLKKEGDGTWGVCEDFEVFVRELAARERSRGLGPKIRVKMLFADDDPMIGAVGRRYMESCWDCEGKFGDVLEFTSAGVEGADHNSIVTLVAVLEEILGDVVSGDDAATS, translated from the exons ATGCCCACAAACACAGCCACAGAAGACACAGAAGGCGCGCAGTATCTGAAGCAGCCCCAATTCCACAAAAGGTTCACGCTTCCCGCAACAGCAGACCATGACGCCCTGGAAGTAGGATACTCAGACCTTGGCTGCCAGCCAACGGCGGAAACTGCGCCACCTGTCGTACTCTTCATGCCGGGCATGTTTGCGTCTCGTTTCTACGGCGCCTTGATGGGCGTCGTGGGCGAAAGAATGGGCGTCCGCGTCTTGACTGTCGATCGGCGA GTCACGGAATTTAGACCCGGAATAGGCTACTCAACTGATGTGAAGCTTACGAAGAGAGTCAGTATCTGGGTCGAGCTCGTACCACAGCTGCTGGCACACCTTGGCATCCAGCATGTCTCGTTGATTTCGTACAGCGCGGGAGTTATATACCTACTTAACACACTATATAGTTACCGAGACGTTCTTTCGCCGACTAGGCCGTATGCCGCTATACTAG CACCCTGGGTAGACGTCAAACACTCGGGGGTCAAGATGTTGCAAGCCGCACAGCTAGTACCCAACATTGCTTTTGGTTCTTTGAACAGCctcatcaaggccatggctACAATCGTGCCAGCCGTCGGCTCCAGCGTTGGGTTTGTCGGGAAATGGCTGTCGGAGAGCACACCAGCATCAGAGTCACGATCCGAAATGTCACAGAACCGCCTCCATTGGCAGAAGACATACGGCGTCTCCAACGACTTTCTCGACACGATCCTGGATGCGTCGCTGGAGGCCATGTACGCCGAGAACACGGCCGGTTCGAACAGCGAGGTGAGGCAGTGTCTCAAGAAGGAAGGGGACGGCACCTGGGGGGTGTGCGAAGATTTTGAAGTCTTTGTGCGTGAGTTGGCGGCACGGGAAAGAAGTCGTGGGCTGGGGCCGAAGATAAGGGTGAAGATGCTTTTTGCAGATGACGACCCTATGATTGGGGCGGTGGGCAGGCGGTACATGGAGTCGTGTTGGGATTGTGAGGGCAAGTTTGGGGATGTCCTGGAGTTTACTTCGGCGGGTGTTGAGGGTGCTGATCATAATAGTATTGTGACGTTGGTGGCAGTGTTGGAGGAGATACTTGGAGATGTGGTGAGTGGCGATGATGCGGCAACGAGTTAA
- a CDS encoding transcription factor (similar to Metarhizium robertsii ARSEF 23 XP_011411002.1) — MPPVTNHMLNARREKDCFAITAERKYYHVDNTFIRRSLRPSEWQHSPFNGTLVIPRFSRERILNEAATLRFIADKTDIHVPKLHCCFEDDEAVYLVMEYIEGVDLASLEEEQRKTVEAELEGHLQILRNLTSDTWGGPSGLVVPPYRIMRRSPRPEWKMKVRESKDLVFCHNDLSAHNVIVDPVTFKVNAIIDWEYAGYYPQEFEGMFFRRPGPSVAIGEEVDDEDKLLDMMHKNEDK, encoded by the exons ATGCCCCCCGTCACAAACCACATGCTCAATGCCCGCCGCGAAAAGGACTGCTTCGCCATCACCGCCGAACGTAAATACTACCACGTCGACAACACCTTCATCAGGCGTAGCCTCCGACCCTCCGAATGGCAGCACAGTCCCTTCAATGGCACATTAGTTATCCCTCGCTTCAGCCGTGAGCGCATCTTGAACGAAGCTGCTACGCTGCGCTTTATCGCGGACAAAACGGATATTCATGTTCCAAAATTGCACTGCTGCtttgaggatgacgaggcgGTTtatttggtgatggagtaTATTGAGGGCGTGGATTTGGCTAGTTTGGAAGAGGAGCAGCGCAAGACTGTTGAGGCGGAATTGGAGGGTCATCTCCAGATTTTGAGGAACTTGACGTCTGATACTTGGGGTGGACCGTCTGGACTT GTCGTTCCGCCGTATCGAATTATGAGACGCTCCCCTCGTCCGGAGTGGAAGATGAAAGTGAGGGAGTCAAAGGACCTTGTGTTCTGTCATAACGATTTATCGGCGCATAATGTCATTGTCGATCCTGTGACGTTCAAGGTCAATGCTATTATTGACTGGGAGTATGCTGGCTATTATCCCCAGGAGTTTGAGGGCATGTTTTTTCGTCGACCTGGGCCGTCGGTTGCGATTGGCGAGGAAGTCGATGATGAGGATAAACTATTAGACATGATGCACAAGAATGAGGATAAATGA
- a CDS encoding T-complex protein 1 subunit gamma (similar to Aspergillus terreus NIH2624 XP_001213278.1) codes for MQAPVLVMNTNSGERHTGRKAQLSNIAAAKTVADIIRSCLGPKAMLKMLLDPMGGIVLTNDGHAILREIEVSHPAAKSMIELSRTQDEEVGDGTTTVIILAGEILAQALPQLERNIHPVVIISAFKRALEDAIKIIDEISTPIDIDDDKAMNQLISSSIGTKFVSRWMDQMCDLALKAVRTVTWEAGNGKTEVDIKRYARIEKVPGGEIEDSRVLDGLMLNKDITHPKMRRRIENPRIVLLDCPLEYKKGESQTNIEITKEEDWNRILQIEEEQVKSMCEAIIAVKPDLVITEKGVSDLAQHYFMKANITALRRVRKTDNNRIARATGATIVNRVDDLQDSDVGTRCGLFEIEKIGDEYFTFLTKCKDPKACTVLLRGPSKDVLNEIERNLQDAMGVARNVMFHPRLSPGGGATEMAVSVRLAQLAKGIEGVQQWPYKAVADALEVIPRTLVQNAGKSPVRVLTDLRAKQAEGKSSWGVNGDSGTIVDMKEYGVWEPEAIKLQSLKTAIEAACLLLRVDDICSAKKAQMGGGAPGVGGGDD; via the exons ATGCAAGCTCCGGTGCTGGTTATGA ACACCAATAGTGGTGAGAGACATACCGGAAGAAAAGCTCAATTGTCCAAtattgctgctgcaaagaC TGTTGCCGACATCATTCGATCGTGTCTCGGTCCCAAGGCTATGCTCAAGATGCTCCTCGATCCTATGGGCGGTATTGTCCTGACCAATGATGGACATGCTATCCTGCGAGAGATTGAGGTGTCGCACCCCGCGGCCAAGAGCATGATTGAGCTCAGCCGGACACAAGACGAGGAAGTTGGCGATGGCACTACCACCGTCATTATTCTAG CCGGAGAAATTCTAGCACAGGCTCTTCCCCAGCTCGAACGCAATATCCACCCCGTCGTCATTATCTCCGCCTTTAAGCGCGCCCTTGAGGACGCTATCAAGATCATCGACGAAATCTCTACACCCATCGACAtcgacgacgacaaggctATGAACCAGCTcatctcctcttccatcGGCACGAAATTTGTATCCCgatggatggaccagatgTGCGATCTTGCTCTCAAGGCTGTGCGAACTGTCACCTGGGAGGCTGGTAATGGCAAGACCGAGGTTGACATCAAGCGATATGCCCGTATTGAGAAAGTTCCCGGTGGTGAGATTGAGGACAGCAGAGTCCTCGACGGCCTGATGCTTAACAAGGATATCACACACCCCAAGATGCGTCGACGTATTGAGAACCCCCGAATTGTGCTGCTGGATTGCCCTCTGGAGTACAAGAAGGGAGAATCGCAGACCAACATTGAGATTACCAAAGAGGAGGACTGGAACCGAATTTTGCAGatcgaggaggagcaggtCAAGTCCATGTGCGAAGCAATCATTGCCGTCAAGCCTGATCTTGTTATTACCGAAAAGGGCGTATCAGACCTTGCTCAGCACTACTTCATGAAGGCCAACATCACAGCTCTGCGACGAGTCCGCAAAACCGACAACAACAGAATAGCGCGTGCTACAGGtgccaccattgtcaacagAGTTGATGACCTTCAGGATTCCGACGTCGGTACCCGATGCGGTCTGTTCGAGattgagaagattggcgACGAGTACTTCACATTCCTTACCAAGTGCAAGGACCCCAAGGCTTGCACAGTCCTGTTGCGCGGTCCCTCAAAGGATGTTCTCAACGAGATTGAGCGCAATTTGCAGGACGCCATGGGTGTTGCCCGCAATGTCATGTTCCACCCTCGGCTGTCCCCTGGTGGAGGTGCCACAGAAATGGCTGTTTCCGTCAGACTAGCACAACTCGCCAAGGGTATTGAAGGTGTTCAGCAGTGGCCATACAAGGCTGTTGCTGATGCCCTTGAGGTTATTCCCCGAACTTTGGTCCAGAACGCCGGCAAGAGTCCAGTCCGTGTCCTGACCGACCTGCGCGCCAAGCAGGCCGAGGGCAAGAGCTCATGGGGTGTCAATGGTGACTCTGGAACGATTGTCGACATGAAGGAGTACGGCGTATGGGAACCTGAGGCTATCAAGCTGCAAAGTCTGAAGACTGCTATTGAG GCTGCCTGCTTGTTGTTGAGGGTCGATGACATTTGCAGTGCCAAGAAGGCACAAATGGGTGGTGGCGCTCCTGGCGTTGGCGGAGGTGACGACTAA
- a CDS encoding CHL4-like protein (similar to Cordyceps militaris CM01 XP_006667083.1): MSRLSIATKSRLPSSLRVESSNTAVIKTISRLSREALILLALDWLDGQSLAYTAPYLSPPRADDDDTPDDSADLYPPCKSVEELHDLYSDLQQQKGSKRDVVSRILEGDWRHGLTLYQLAMIDFAYLDEHPTSQKWTAYKIQPLHLPTKGADDEVLKVDEKSLNLPRFHPSTFLQSLQEQVLPDIKAHYHFSRPKKFPLLLLRIFVIESPYNTDLALSGPTGNGNTTNFSSSRTIYLAFPDGSPALYITRAQATGPISHGESKSLHGLIANGVPQALSRPRERYTLKPTSLVSRNLEALLDKRGPGRSNAAGGGWSIYANEKDKKSPLDTVLPTPPLSRESSSNAETAQKRSRPLSQHERAAKRAKTVAKARFGNSGIVSDGKGIERFEIIMQDPYPTIDGLFVQDSEDEDDRMNRQTERRKSKIDTALRQALGDNEEDIEDDTDPTRWTPIIRINFQGPHVFAGIRQLVEAGIVDGERMPGWMTGEDGVTTGVVKNGLIRGHKGSGL, encoded by the coding sequence ATGTCCCGTCTGTCAATAGCAACCAAGTCACGCCTCCCATCCTCTCTTCGCGTCGAATCCTCCAACACAGCCGTCATCAAAACCATCAGTCGGCTCTCCCGCGAAGCCCTGATCTTGCTGGCCCTCGATTGGCTCGACGGGCAATCATTGGCCTACACCGCGCCCTATCTGTCTCCCCCGAGagccgacgatgacgacacACCCGACGACTCAGCGGATCTCTATCCGCCATGCAAGTCGGTCGAGGAACTGCACGATCTCTACTCGGACCTGCAACAACAAAAAGGCTCTAAGCGCGACGTGGTCAGCCGCATACTAGAGGGTGACTGGCGCCATGGGTTGACGCTGTATCAGCTCGCCATGATCGACTTTGCCTACCTGGACGAGCATCCGACCTCTCAGAAATGGACCGCCTACAAGATCCAACCCTTACACCTACCTACGAAAGGAGCCGATGATGAAGTTCTCAAGGTGGACGAGAAGAGTCTCAACTTGCCGAGATTTCATCCCTCTACGTTTCTGCAGAGTCTACAGGAACAGGTCCTCCCCGATATTAAAGCACACTACCACTTCTCGAGACCGAAGAAGTTTCCCTTATTACTCCTGCGCATTTTTGTAATTGAGTCACCGTATAACACCGACCTAGCCCTTTCCGGCCCAACGGGAAATGgaaacaccaccaacttcagTTCCTCGCGCACCATATACTTGGCTTTCCCGGACGGTTCGCCAGCATTGTACATAACCAGAGCCCAAGCAACCGGTCCCATTAGCCACGGAGAATCAAAAAGCTTACACGGCCTCATAGCAAACGGTGTCCCACAGGCGCTGTCCCGGCCTCGGGAGCGATATACACTCAAACcaacaagtctggtgagcAGGAATCTGGAAGCTCTCCTAGACAAGAGAGGACCAGGAAGGAGTAACGCCGCAGGAGGTGGATGGAGTATTTATGCAAacgaaaaggacaagaagtcgCCTCTGGACACAGTTCTCCCAACCCCACCGCTGTCCAGGGAATCGTCATCCAACGCAGAGACGGCTCAAAAGCGCTCAAGACCCCTATCACAACATGAACGGGCAGCGAAAAGGGCCAAGACCGTGGCCAAAGCACGGTTTGGCAACTCGGGCATTGTGTCTGACGGCAAGGGTATTGAGCGCTTCGAAATCATCATGCAGGACCCGTATCCCACTATAGACGGGCTGTTTGTCCAAGACTcggaagatgaagatgacagGATGAATCGGCAGACGGAGAGACGGAAAAGCAAAATCGACACGGCGCTACGGCAAGCCTTGGGCGATAATGAAGAAGATATTGAGGACGATACAGACCCTACGCGATGGACGCCCATAATACGAATAAACTTTCAGGGGCCACATGTTTTCGCGGGAATACGACAACTAGTCGAGGCGGGAATAGTAGATGGAGAGCGTATGCCAGGCTGGATGACGGGTGAAGACGGAGTCACGACTGGCGTTGTAAAAAACGGCTTGATACGGGGTCACAAGGGGTCTGGGTTATGA